The following are encoded in a window of Microbacterium sp. LWO13-1.2 genomic DNA:
- a CDS encoding winged helix-turn-helix transcriptional regulator translates to MLHSDETEEADFPGPSLDYCPVSIAARLVGNKWTFLIVRELLAGSIRFNDIHRGVPSISRTLLASRLRDMTRDGLVTRLDADSPNGVGYRLTPAAVALEPVIIALGNWAIDWRLPQTAIADMETVKEDPSAALWHMFRSIDLTALPEGGLSMEFRFPESEPSCGWMAFDSHNRGSVCLGPPQVPADLVVIANPGVLYQLAYGYVSCEHALSTGQISLEGDVALERRFQNFFSFSPFAERISERVRGYR, encoded by the coding sequence ATGTTGCACAGCGACGAGACTGAGGAAGCGGATTTCCCGGGACCATCCCTTGACTACTGTCCCGTCTCGATAGCGGCTCGCCTGGTCGGAAACAAGTGGACATTCCTAATCGTGCGAGAGCTGCTCGCGGGGAGCATCCGATTCAACGACATCCACCGCGGCGTGCCGTCGATCTCAAGAACCCTGCTCGCGTCACGGTTGCGGGATATGACCCGCGACGGGCTCGTCACGAGACTTGACGCGGACTCTCCTAACGGTGTCGGCTATCGACTCACACCCGCGGCTGTCGCTCTCGAACCCGTGATCATAGCCCTGGGAAACTGGGCCATCGATTGGCGACTCCCACAGACCGCGATCGCTGACATGGAGACCGTTAAAGAGGATCCTTCAGCTGCGCTGTGGCACATGTTCCGTTCGATCGACCTCACTGCGCTTCCTGAGGGAGGCCTCTCGATGGAGTTCAGATTCCCGGAATCCGAACCGTCGTGCGGTTGGATGGCATTCGACTCCCACAACCGCGGTTCTGTATGTCTCGGGCCTCCTCAGGTTCCCGCCGATCTCGTGGTGATTGCAAACCCTGGCGTTCTGTATCAACTCGCCTACGGCTACGTCTCCTGCGAGCATGCGCTGAGCACCGGTCAGATCTCTCTTGAAGGGGATGTCGCTCTCGAAAGGAGATTCCAGAATTTCTTCTCGTTCAGCCCTTTCGCCGAACGCATCTCGGAACGCGTGCGCGGATACCGTTGA
- a CDS encoding amidase family protein: MIRPAPVDDVVAGMWTEIADQESLDVQTRSGPVSSFGLAVKANIGVRGFSRSAGCRILDVRPEDSDAPVVAAFRSAGAVVLGMTNMHELGLGVTSDNAVYGAVRLPSNNAYSAGGSSGGSAAAVASGVVSFALGTDTGGSISIPASHCGVVGFRPSTGRWPTAGLVGLSWTRDTPGVFTTSVDDAIRADSWVTGSVRGVHSGRVRLGVPRELIADLASHTGLAFAAALERLSSVVELVEVSLASILDRTRRAEPLIVGWESRRELARAAADALGRDPEAAFTTLAARVASPDVAALLNQQLLSPISADQYASAQRDTVDARRLTEHLFASKRLDGLIFPTTPTSAPLIGASASIEHLGHQEALFGLYTRNTGPGTMLGTPMVTVPLPRSDDETPVGVTIQGLRHGDQHVLALAAALEPLLSNPAVPAYAISD; this comes from the coding sequence GTGATCCGACCCGCGCCCGTGGATGATGTCGTCGCCGGAATGTGGACGGAGATCGCCGATCAAGAGTCGCTCGACGTACAGACTCGCTCCGGTCCCGTGAGCTCCTTCGGGTTGGCGGTGAAGGCGAATATCGGAGTCCGCGGCTTCTCACGCTCCGCCGGATGCCGGATCCTCGACGTGCGTCCGGAAGACTCGGATGCACCGGTCGTTGCCGCGTTCCGTTCGGCGGGTGCCGTCGTTCTCGGGATGACGAACATGCACGAGCTCGGTCTCGGGGTGACCTCCGACAATGCCGTGTACGGAGCCGTCCGGCTTCCTTCGAACAACGCGTACTCAGCGGGAGGATCTTCCGGGGGAAGCGCCGCGGCGGTCGCCAGCGGAGTGGTGTCTTTCGCTCTGGGAACCGACACAGGCGGGTCGATCTCGATTCCCGCCAGTCACTGCGGCGTCGTCGGGTTCCGTCCGAGCACCGGAAGATGGCCGACGGCCGGGCTTGTGGGCCTTTCGTGGACGCGGGACACCCCTGGGGTTTTCACCACATCGGTAGACGATGCGATCCGTGCCGATTCGTGGGTCACTGGAAGCGTCCGCGGTGTCCATAGCGGACGAGTGCGCCTCGGTGTTCCTCGCGAGCTCATCGCAGACTTGGCCTCCCATACTGGTCTGGCCTTCGCCGCCGCGCTGGAGCGGCTTTCCTCCGTTGTCGAACTGGTGGAGGTGTCATTGGCATCGATTCTGGATCGAACTCGAAGAGCGGAGCCTCTCATCGTGGGATGGGAGTCGCGACGAGAGCTGGCTCGTGCAGCAGCCGACGCCTTGGGGCGGGATCCTGAGGCGGCCTTCACGACGCTGGCTGCGCGGGTGGCGAGTCCAGACGTCGCGGCCCTTCTCAACCAGCAGCTTCTCAGCCCTATATCCGCTGACCAATATGCCTCGGCTCAGCGGGACACCGTTGATGCACGGAGGCTGACAGAGCACCTCTTCGCATCGAAAAGGCTGGACGGCCTCATCTTCCCGACCACTCCGACCTCGGCGCCATTGATCGGGGCCAGTGCGAGCATCGAGCATCTCGGTCATCAGGAAGCGTTGTTCGGACTGTATACGCGAAATACCGGCCCGGGAACGATGCTGGGAACGCCCATGGTGACGGTTCCGCTACCCAGAAGCGATGACGAGACCCCAGTGGGGGTCACCATTCAAGGTCTTCGTCACGGCGATCAACATGTTCTTGCACTCGCCGCCGCACTGGAACCGCTCCTTTCGAATCCCGCTGTTCCGGCGTACGCGATCTCCGACTAG
- a CDS encoding MFS transporter, translating into MSRVEPRTTQPQVALLYRIDRFPRWGLSSLSVLTIGLGMLFVQYDIFNINVSFVQTCAQIIGGCTPATADQFIGLPIFLSLLGYGVGALVLGPLSDRFGRHRLLIIAMIITGLGSLYSTFSIDETHFALSRMITGIGVGADLAIINVYVNEISPRRMRGRYTSVLFFMAALGSALGIWLGLYLTTPMTPWPQGLPVAIASDSFTTGWRWVYAVGAILAAFSLILRLALPESPRWLIDRGDHGEAARVIGRMEAIATRRSPLLPEDAIAIAPPEPTISTLSAIRELLTSPRYLWRLAVIGATWLLGYITIYSFAGAFTSVLVRQGFTPAEAGIVSAVGLSGFIAAAIVARSVIDRVERKWWMLIGSLITLVGVLVTASGGDQTWMMFLGAVIMFFGQNVWVPAQYALTAESFPTRFRTTAYALADSVGHVGGGLGVFLLVGVLSQLPLLGTLLGLVSFLVVGGIINLLAPRTRGRTLEEISS; encoded by the coding sequence CTGTACCGCATCGACCGTTTCCCTCGCTGGGGGTTGAGCAGTCTTTCCGTGCTCACGATCGGACTGGGCATGTTGTTCGTCCAGTACGACATCTTCAATATCAACGTCTCGTTCGTGCAGACGTGCGCTCAGATCATCGGAGGGTGCACGCCGGCTACGGCCGACCAGTTCATCGGACTGCCGATCTTCCTCAGCCTTCTCGGATACGGTGTTGGCGCTCTCGTGCTCGGACCGCTGTCCGACCGCTTCGGACGCCACCGGCTCCTCATCATCGCGATGATCATCACCGGTCTCGGATCGCTCTACTCCACGTTCTCCATCGATGAGACTCATTTCGCTCTCTCACGAATGATCACAGGCATCGGCGTCGGCGCCGACCTCGCGATCATCAACGTCTACGTCAACGAGATCTCCCCACGTCGGATGCGCGGTCGCTATACCAGCGTGCTCTTCTTCATGGCAGCTCTCGGATCGGCGCTCGGGATCTGGCTCGGTCTGTACCTCACCACCCCGATGACCCCCTGGCCCCAAGGTCTGCCCGTCGCCATCGCCTCCGACAGCTTCACCACAGGGTGGCGTTGGGTCTATGCGGTGGGGGCGATCCTCGCCGCATTCTCCCTGATCCTTCGACTGGCGCTACCGGAATCCCCGCGCTGGCTCATCGATCGGGGCGACCACGGCGAGGCTGCGCGAGTCATCGGGCGCATGGAAGCGATCGCCACCCGACGTTCCCCCTTGCTCCCAGAGGATGCCATCGCCATCGCGCCCCCCGAACCGACGATCAGCACGCTGAGCGCGATCCGAGAGCTGCTCACATCCCCGCGGTACCTCTGGCGGCTCGCCGTCATCGGAGCGACATGGCTGCTTGGCTACATCACGATCTATTCTTTCGCCGGCGCCTTTACCTCAGTACTCGTCCGCCAGGGATTCACGCCAGCTGAGGCCGGAATCGTGTCTGCTGTCGGACTGAGCGGTTTCATCGCGGCCGCAATCGTCGCCCGGTCTGTCATCGACCGAGTCGAGCGCAAGTGGTGGATGCTCATCGGCAGCCTCATCACTCTCGTAGGCGTGCTCGTCACCGCGTCCGGGGGGGACCAGACCTGGATGATGTTCCTCGGTGCTGTGATCATGTTCTTCGGTCAGAACGTGTGGGTCCCAGCGCAGTATGCGCTCACTGCAGAAAGCTTCCCCACACGTTTCCGGACCACGGCTTACGCGCTGGCCGACAGCGTCGGCCACGTCGGCGGGGGCCTCGGTGTGTTCCTGCTCGTCGGAGTTCTCTCGCAACTGCCGCTACTCGGAACCCTGCTGGGTCTTGTCTCGTTCCTCGTCGTCGGCGGGATCATCAATCTGCTCGCTCCGCGGACTCGCGGGCGCACGCTCGAGGAGATTTCATCGTGA